The Apibacter raozihei genome contains a region encoding:
- a CDS encoding TPM domain-containing protein — MMPFLKNLVFYFFILFLVFSCKSSQEDLIKRIPDPKTLNESYVSDPDNILDPSTVNSLNSRLRELDLSGKAHIDVVLINSIGDQVPKDIAYKLFNTWKIGREDTNNGLLIFLVLDQRRVEFETGLGLESVLTDMICGSIQRTYMIPYLKQENYDQAILAAVSQIIEVLDTENYNFDVDDIYKNYSEYYLEDSPEADNQYNYDQKETLIKLPKRHSYSFSDFISNHVSFLSLFITALLVIIIIFNSLKDNESCLNSLVALSGILLSLFTLYMLILYVISASHNLVDLIYFFLIFYLIISILFHIKYIIMFFKIPEQSRYDKYCYLDKYKRGLKKCIYYFPVSFMYFLYIKVCHDMKKYRYEPYRCDKCHKPMVLEKERNLSEGELLEEELKSVEHDVWLCNSCNLETIIKYPNIHSKVKECKKCHLITAVFENKMVVKHASTSSSGWGYEIHICKFCHAENRKKYIIPEISDSSTSSGSYSGGGRSSSSSSSSSGGRSGGGGAGSSW; from the coding sequence ATGATGCCTTTTCTTAAAAACTTAGTATTTTATTTTTTTATTCTTTTTTTGGTATTTTCTTGCAAATCTTCGCAAGAAGATTTAATAAAAAGAATACCTGATCCTAAAACATTAAATGAATCTTATGTAAGTGATCCTGATAATATCTTAGATCCTTCTACTGTTAATTCATTAAACTCCAGATTAAGGGAACTGGATCTATCCGGAAAAGCTCATATTGATGTGGTTTTGATTAACTCTATTGGAGATCAGGTTCCTAAAGATATTGCCTATAAGCTTTTTAATACTTGGAAAATCGGACGTGAGGATACAAATAACGGATTACTTATTTTTTTGGTATTAGACCAGAGAAGAGTAGAGTTTGAAACCGGATTAGGTTTGGAATCGGTTCTTACAGACATGATTTGCGGAAGCATTCAACGAACCTACATGATTCCTTATCTAAAACAAGAGAATTATGACCAAGCTATTTTAGCAGCCGTATCTCAAATAATAGAAGTTTTAGATACCGAAAATTATAACTTTGATGTTGACGATATTTATAAAAATTATAGCGAATATTACTTAGAGGATTCACCAGAAGCGGACAATCAGTATAATTATGATCAAAAAGAAACCTTAATTAAGTTGCCAAAAAGACATAGTTATTCTTTTAGTGATTTTATTTCCAATCATGTTTCTTTTTTATCTTTATTTATCACTGCCTTATTAGTAATTATTATCATATTCAATAGCCTTAAAGATAACGAAAGTTGTTTAAATTCTTTAGTTGCGTTGTCGGGTATTTTACTTTCTTTATTCACTTTATATATGTTAATTTTATATGTTATTTCAGCCTCACATAATTTAGTAGATTTAATTTATTTTTTTCTGATTTTCTATCTTATCATAAGTATTTTGTTTCATATAAAATACATTATAATGTTTTTTAAAATCCCAGAACAAAGTAGATATGATAAGTATTGTTATTTAGATAAATATAAAAGAGGGCTAAAAAAATGTATTTATTATTTTCCTGTTTCTTTTATGTATTTTTTATATATAAAAGTTTGTCATGACATGAAAAAATATCGTTATGAACCGTATAGATGTGATAAATGTCACAAACCTATGGTACTAGAAAAAGAAAGAAATTTATCCGAAGGAGAATTGTTAGAAGAAGAGTTAAAATCTGTAGAGCATGATGTATGGCTTTGTAATTCATGCAATTTAGAAACAATAATTAAATATCCTAACATTCATTCAAAAGTTAAAGAATGTAAAAAATGTCATTTGATTACAGCAGTATTTGAAAACAAAATGGTAGTTAAACATGCTTCGACAAGCTCCTCTGGCTGGGGGTATGAAATACATATATGCAAATTTTGTCATGCTGAGAATAGAAAAAAATATATTATCCCCGAAATATCTGATAGTTCTACTTCTTCAGGATCTTATAGTGGTGGGGGGCGTTCGTCGTCCTCATCTTCTTCCAGTAGTGGGGGGCGTTCCGGAGGAGGTGGTGCCGGAAGTAGCTGGTAA